The following proteins come from a genomic window of Leopardus geoffroyi isolate Oge1 chromosome A3, O.geoffroyi_Oge1_pat1.0, whole genome shotgun sequence:
- the ACTR1B gene encoding beta-centractin, translated as MESYDIIANQPVVIDNGSGVIKAGFAGDQIPKYCFPNYVGRPKHMRVMAGALEGDLFIGPKAEEHRGLLAIRYPMEHGVVRDWNDMERIWQYVYSKDQLQTFSEEHPVLLTEAPLNPSKNREKAAEVFFETFNVPALFISMQAVLSLYATGRTTGVVLDSGDGVTHAVPIYEGFAMPHSIMRVDIAGRDVSRYLRLLLRKEGVDFHTSAEFEVVRTIKERACYLSINPQKDEALETEKVQYTLPDGSMLDVGPARFRAPELLFQPDLVGDESEGLHEVLAFAIHKSDMDLRRTLFANIVLSGGSTLFKGFGDRLLSEVKKLAPKDVKIKISAPQERLYSTWIGGSILASLDTFKKMWVSKKEYEEDGSRAIHRKTF; from the exons aTGGAGTCCTACGACATAATCGCCAACCAGCCCGTGGTCATCGATAAC ggTTCAGGGGTGATCAAGGCTGGCTTTGCAGGAGACCAGATTCCCAAATACTGTTTCCCAAACTA TGTTGGGCGCCCTAAGCACATGCGAGTGATGGCTGGAGCCCTGGAGGGGGACCTCTTCATTGGACCAAAAGCAGAG GAGCACCGGGGGCTGCTGGCCATCCGCTACCCCATGGAGCACGGCGTGGTGCGAGACTGGAACGACATGGAGCGCATCTGGCAGTATGTCTACTCCAAGGATCAGCTGCAGACTTTCTCCGAGGAG CATCCTGTTCTCCTAACGGAGGCTCCACTGAACCCGAGTAAGAACCGGGAGAAGGCAGCAGAAGTGTTCTTTGAGACCTTCAACGTGCCAGCCCTGTTTATCTCCATGCAGGCTGTGCTCAGCCT GTATGCAACAGGACGCACGACGGGAGTGGTTTTAGACTCAGGGGACGGGGTCACTCATGCTGTCCCCATCTACGAGGGCTTTGCCATGCCGCACTCCATCATGCGGGTGGACATTGCTGGTCGTGATGTCTCCCGCTATCTCCGGCTACTGCTGCGCAAGGAAGGAGTTGACTTTCACACCTCAGCTGAGTTTGAGGTTGTCCGGACCATCAAAGAG CGAGCCTGTTacctctccatcaaccctcagaagGATGAGGCTCTGGAGACAGAGAAGGTGCAGTACACCTTGCCAGATGGCAGCATGCTCGAT GTGGGGCCAGCGCGGTTCCGGGCCCCTGAGCTGCTGTTCCAGCCAGACCTGGTAGGTGATGAGAGTGAGGGGCTCCATGAGGTGCTAGCCTTTGCCATTCACAAGTCTGACATGGACCTTCGCCGGACACTGTTCGCCAACATCGTGCTTTCGGGTGGCTCCACACTTTTCAAAG GCTTCGGTGACCGATTGCTAAGTGAAGTGAAGAAGCTTGCCCCAAAGGATGTCAAAATCAAG ATCTCGGCCCCTCAGGAACGGCTGTACTCCACATGGATCGG TGGCTCCATCTTGGCCTCGCTGGACACTTTTAAGAAGATGTGGGTGTCCAAAAAGGAGTATGAAGAGGATGGCTCCCGTGCTATTCATCGTAAAACCTTCTAG